From the Terriglobia bacterium genome, the window CGTTCTGCATGGCCGTGGACATGGTCCAGGAAAAGCTGATCCGCAAGGAAGACGCCGTGCAACGCATCCAGCCGGCGGATATCGAGCGGCTGTTCTATCCGGTGATCAAAGCCAACTCGGAGACCGACGGTTTGGCGGCGAAAACCCTGGCGCATGGGATCAATGCCGTGCCCGGCGCCGCGGTCGGCAAAGTGGTCCTTTCGGCGCATACCGCGGAAGAGTGGGCCGAGCGCGGAGAGAAGGTCATCCTGGTGCGGCGCGAGACGAGTCCCGAGGACGTCGGGGGCATGGCCGTGGCTCAGGGGATTCTGACGGCCACGGGCGGAAAGACCAGCCATGCCGCGGTGGTGGCGCGGGGCTGGGGCAAGTGCTGCGTGGTGGGCTGCGAGGCGCTGGACATCGATTACAACGCCCACCAGATGCAGGTGAACGGGCGGGTCATCCGCGAGGGCGACTGGATCACGCTGGATGGCAGCGAGGGCATTGTTTACCAGGGGCAACTGCCGCTGGGCACGCCGACGCTTCCAGCGGCTTACGCCACGCTCATGAAGTGGGCGGATGAACTGCGCCGGATGCGCGTGCGCACCAACGCCGACACGCCGCAGGACGCGCGCAAGGCCCGGGAGATGGGCGCCGAGGGCATCGGGCTGTGCCGCACCGAGCACATGTTCTTCACCGACTTCGAGCAGCCGGAGAAGAGCCACGAGCGGCAACTGGCGATCCAGGAGATGATCCTGGCGGAGACCCGGGAAGCGCGCGAGAAAGCGCTGGGGAAGCTGCTGCCGTTCCAGCGGCGGGACTTCATCGGCATCTTCAAAGCCATGGACGGCTACCCGGTGACCATCCGCCTGCTGGATCCTCCGCTGCATGAGTTCCTGCCGCACGAGCGGGACAAGCAGGAGGAGCTGGCTAAGAAGCTGGGGATCACCGTGGAGCACGTGGCCCGGCGCGTCGAGCAATTGCACGAAGCCAATCCCATGCTGGGACACCGCGGCTGCCGGCTGGCCATCACCTATCCGGAAATACTGGAGATGCAGGTGCGGGCGATCATCGAGGCGGCCATCGAATGCCAGCGCGAAGGAATTAAAGTGATACCGGAGATCATGCATCCGCTCACGCTGGACGAGAAGGAGATGCGCATTCTCGAGCAGGGCACGCGGCGCGTGGCCGAGGCGCTCATCGCCAAGGCCAAGGTGAAGCTGCCCTACGCCGTGGGCACGATGATCGAACTGCCGCGCGCGGCGCTGCTGGCGAACGGCATCGCCCAGGTCGCGGAATTTTTCTCCTTTGGCACCAACGACCTGACGCAGACCACCATGGGACTCTCCCGCGATGATGCGGGGCGCTTCCTGCCCGACTACGTGGACGAGAAGAAGGCCGGGATCTTCGCCGCCGACCCCTTCCAGACACTGGATACCGCCGGTGTGGGGCTGCTGATGCGCTGGGCGGTGAAGGAGGGACGCACAGCGCGGCCCAAGCTGAAGGTGGGGATCTGCGGCGAGCACGGCGGAGACGCCGAGAGCGTGAAGTTCTGCCACGTGCTGGGGCTGGATTACGTAAGCGCGTCACCGTTCCGGGTGCCGATTGCGCGGCTGGCGGCGGCGCAGGCGTCTATTCAAGAAGAACTTGAAGCTAAAAAGCCGGCCAAAAAGGCCCGCAGCAAGCGCTGATTCTGAAATTGAAAGTAATAGTGGAAGGTGCAGAAGCAGCACGAAAGGTCTCCCGGGGTGTGAATTGTGCGGCGAGTGCTGATTCCGGTCGCCCTGCTGGCACTCTTAAGTGCCGCCACCGGAAGCTGTGCGCAAACCACAGCGGAGCTTCGCGGAGAAGTGAGCGACGAAAACGGCGTGCCGGTCTCGGCCGCCGAAGTCGTGCTGCGACTGCCCAGCGAGCAGGCAGCGGCCGCGAAGCCACCGGCAGTCCTGACCACCCTGACCGATGACTTGGGGCGGTATTCCCTCAGCCATCTCCCGCCTGGAGACGGCCACATCACCGTGCGCAAGCCGGGTTTTTTCGTCCTGGCGGAGCAGCCGCTCAGGTTGCACGAAGGGCTGAACGAAGCCTCCTACACGCTGAACCACGAACAGGAACTCCACGAAAAGGTCGAGGTCACCGCCGCTGCGGGCCGCATGGAACCGCAGGAGACGGCGCAACGCGCCGCACTGCTGGCGCGGGAGATTCGCGACGTTCCGGTACCGAACACACATACGCTGCTCAACAGCCTGGTGGTTTTGCCGGACATCCTCCGCGACAACAGCGGGGCGATCCATGTTGCCGGGGCGCGCGCCGGGGAGACGCAGTATCTGCTCGACGGGTTCGAGATCGGCGATCCGGCGACGGGCGGGTTGAGCGCGCGGTTCAATGTGGATGCCGTGCGCTCGGCGGAGGTGCAGGCCGGGCGGTTCGGCAGTGGCTACTCGCATCCTGGAGCTGGCATCCTGAGCCTGGATACGATCTCCGGAGACGACCGCTGGCGGTTCGGGACGACGAACTTCGTCCCCGGGATTCACGTGGAGCGCGGGTGGCACCTCGGCAACTGGTATCCGCGGTTTCAATTTTCTGGGCCGCTGGCGCGGGGCCGGGCATGGTTTTCGGAGGCGCTGAGTCTGCAGCACACCTTTACGCTGGTGAAGCAGCAGCCGCCCGGGGCGGACACGACATCGCAGTGGGCCGGGCAGAGCCTGCTGCGGCTGCAGTGGAACCTCACGGCGCGGCAGATTCTTTCCGCGAGCTATCTCTACGACCGCGAAAGCGACACGCACCTGGGACTGGACGCGTTCGATCCACTGTCCACGACGCTGGATGGCGAGCGCCGGCGCTTGTTCGTCGCGGTGAAGGATCAAATCTGGCTGCACGCCGCGCTGGTGACGCTGGGGATGGCCGCGGACAGCGGAGTTCTGGAGCGCGTGCCGCAGGGCAGCGCAGCGTACGTCCTGACGCCGGGAGGCGCCTCCGGCAACTATTTCGAGCGGCTGCGGCGGCGCGGGAGGCGGCTGCAAGTGATAGGCAGCGTGACGGCGCCTGCGCGGCGCTGGCACGGGACGCACGAAGTAGCGGCGGGCTTCAACGGGAACGCGCTGGCGGTGTCGCAAGCGGCGACGCGCGGCGAAGTGGAGGTGTGGCGCGGCGACGGAACGCTGGCACGGCGCAGCACGTTCAGCGGATACTCTGCGTGGCGGCTTTCCAATACGCAGGTTGGCGGCTACGTGCAGGACACCTGGGCGGTTACGCGGCGGCTGATCCTGCAGGGCGGCGTGCGCGCAGATTGGGACCGCCTCGTGCAGCACGCCATGGCCGGGTCGCACGTGGCCGTCAACATTCTGCCGCTGCGGGAAGACACGGCAAAGCTTTCGCTGGGCTGGAGCGTGACGAATGCGCCGCTGGATCTCGCGCTGCTCGGGCAGGCCAGCGATCAGGCGCAGGTGGATACTTTTTACGACGCGAGCGGACAGGTGGCAGTAGCTGGGCCGGCGGCGAGCCGGTTTGTACTGCCGGTGGGCGGGCTGACACAGCCGCGCTTTGCGAGCGCCAGCGCCGGCTGGCAACAGAAGATCGGGACGGGTACCTTGCTGGGCGTGGAATTGCTCGCGCGCAATGGCCGCGATGGCCTGATGTATGAAACGCAGCAGCCCGGGCAGCCCGGCACGCTCTTTGTGCTGCAGAACACGCGGCGCGACCGTTATCGTGCCGCGGCGTTTTCCGCGCGCCATGCCTTTGCCCAGAAGGCGGAGCTTTTCGCCAGCTACACGAGGTCGCGCGCGCACTCGAGCGCCGTGCTGGATCCGGCGCTGGGCGCGCTGCAATTTGCCGCGCAGCAATCCGGGCCCGTGGCATGGGACGCGCCGAACCGGCTGCTCAGCTGGGGCTGGGCGCAGACGCGCTTCTGGGGGCTGTTCCTGAGCTACTTCTTCGAGTATCGGACGGGCTATCCCTTCAGCAGCGTGGATGCTTACCAGCAACTCGCGGGGGCGGCCAATGCGCAGCGTTACCCGGATTACGCCAGTTTGAATCTGGGCATCGAGAAGCGCTTCCAGTTCCGCGGCTACTACTGGGCGGCGCGGATTTCCGCGGTGAATGTGCTGGGGCGGGAGAATCCTGATACGGTGGTGAACAACATCAGCGCGCCGAATTATTTGCTGTTCGCGGGCGGGCAGAGTCGGTCGTTTACGGCGCGGCTGCGCTTTGTGGGACGCAAGTGACGCGGAGCGGCAGCGGGAAGCAGGGAGTGCCGATGACTGCCGCGCGCGAGCCATTTCCGGTGCTGCGCTGGGTGGCGTTGGGTTGGGTGCTGGTGTGGCTGCCGGTGTATGTGCGGGTGTGGGGCTGGGCGAACCAACTGCTGCTGTGCGACGCTGCGGTGATCCTCGCGTGCATCGGGGTGTGGCGGGGAAGCCGCCTGCTGCTTTCCAGCCAGGCGGTGAGCGCGCTCTTCGCCGGGCTGCTCTGGGCTCTGGATGTGGGCTGGCGGCTGGTTGCCGGGCGCCATCTGTTCGGCGGAACCGAGTACCTGTGGGACGCGCGCTACCCGGAGTGGGTGCGGCTGCTCTCGCTCTACCACGTGGCGCTGCCCGGAGTGCTGCTGTGGACGCTGCGGAAGACGGGCTACGATCGGCGGGGGCTGGCGGCGCAGTCCGGGATTGCCGCGGTGCTGCTGGTGGTATCGCGCTTCCTGCCGCCGGAACTGAACCTCAACTTTGCCTACCGGGATCCGCTACTGCACCGCGCGTGGGGGCCCGGGCCCGTGCACCTGGGGGTGATTTTTCTGGGGCTGGTGGCGGTGGTCTATGTGCCGGCGCATCTGCTGTTGTGCCGGGTCTTTCCGGAGAAGCGGAGCGGGATAAATTCGCCGCTAGCTGAGGAGCGGGTTACTTGACGAGTGCGGCGGGCGGAAGGGAAGCGCGGATTCGGCGCAAGCTGCGCGGGCGGCTGCTGCCGTTTCTGTTCGTGCTGTACATCGTGGCGTTTCTGGACCGCATCAACATCGGCTTTGCGGCGCTGACGATGAACCAGGAGTTGGGGATCACGAGCCGGCAGTTCGGGCTGCTGGCGGGGATTTTCTTCGTCGGGTACTTCCTGTTTGAAATTCCCAGCAATCTGCTGCTGCATAAGATCGGGGCGCGGGTGTGGATTGCGCGGATCCTGCTGACGTGGGGGATGGTGGCGGTGCTGACGGGGCTGGCGCACAGCGTGGCGCAGTTGTACGTGCTGCGCTTTCTGCTGGGAGTGGCGGAGGCCGGTTTTTTCCCGGGGATGATTCTGTATCTGACCTACTGGTTCCGGCAGCGGGAGCAGGCGCAGACGCTGGCGCTGTTCCTGACGGGGTTGCCGGTGACGTCGATTGTGGGGGCGCCGCTTTCGGGGCTGATTCTGGATCATGTGCACTGGCTGGGGATCAGCAGCTGGCGCTGGCTGCTGGTGCTGGAGGGGATCCCGGCGGTGGTCTGCGGAGTGCTGACGTATTTCTTGCTGCCCAGCCGTCCGGCGGAAGCGAAATTCCTGACGGCGGAGGAAAAAGAGTGGCTGCTGGGGGAGCTGCAGCGGGAGGAAGAGCAGAAGAGGGGCGCGCACCCGGTATCGGCGCTGCAGGCGCTGACGCACGGGCGGGTGTGGCACCTGGCGGGGACATACTTCGCGCTGATGATCGGGCTGTACTCGATGGGCTTCTGGATGCCGCAGACGGTGAAGGCGCTCTCCGGGAGGTACTCCAACAGCGTGGTAGGTGTGCTGGTGATGGTGCCGTACCTCGTGGGCCTGCTGGGGATGCTGCTGGTGTCGTGGAGTTCGGACCGCCGCGGGGAACGGCGGTATCACACGGCGATTCCGGTGCTGGCAGGCGGGCTGGCCCTGATGCTGCTGGGGACGACCCGCTCGCCCTTCTTCTCGATGGCGCTGCTGGCCCTGGTGATTGTGGGGATTTACAGCTTTCTGGGGCCGTTCTGGTCCCTGCCCAGTGAGTTTCTGACGGGATTTTCCGCGGCGTCGGGCATTGCGTTCATTAATTCGGTGGGCAATCTGGGCGGGATTGCGGGGCCGTGGGCGATCGGGGCGATCAGCCAGACGCAGTGGGGCGTGACCGGAGGCTTTGCGGCGGTGGGGGTGTCCTTGTTCGCCGGAGCGGGGCTGGTCCTGCTCCTGCCGAAGGACACACCGGCGCCGGCCACGGGATAAGATAGTCCGCGCGCGGCTTTATTTCTCGCCAATGCGCCAGACAATGCCCGCGCTGACGCGGACGTCGTGGAACCAGTCGCCAGCGAGACGCTTGGGAAGGTAATCGACCTGCACGGCGCGAATGGCGAAATGCTGGCCCGCATGCATGTCCACGCCGCCGCCGAAGGCCATGGCCGTGCCCGTCATGCTGCTGCCGCCCCCGCCGAAGGTCGCGGCGCCCGCCAGAGCATGGAGGAATCCCGTGGCTCTGTGGGAGCGCGCCGAAAGCTGCGGACCGAACAGGTACTCGTGCTGGTGGAAGTTGATCCCGCCGATGCTGCGGTAGTGCCCGCCGAAGTCGCCTTTGAAACCCAGCACGCTGGAGTAATTCCAGTTCAAGCTGGCTTGCCAACCGCCAAACAATTCGCGTCCGCCGGAGGTCAAGGCGTCATTGCGGAGCAGCGAAGGGCCAACGTAGACTTCAGCCAGGGGAGTCTCGTTGCGCTGTGCGGGCAGGGGCCAAGCGGCGAAGAGCGTCAGGCCCAAGAGGAAGAAAAGTTTGCGCATAGGTCGTCATCCTTTCCAGCGGGGCAGGAAATGCGGGAGGGGGGACTGGAAACATCCCGTTGTCTGCGGCCAGATAAGTCTGCATCGGGTCCTGTGGGCGGGTCAGTGATGGAGGTCACGCGTCGCGGTGACCGGAAGCCGGAGGAAAAGGCGGCGGCAATCAGGTGGGCATCTTCAGAAAGAAGTAGAGGCCGAGGAAGAGGAAAATGAGATCGGGCGACCAGCCGGCGAGGAGCGGGGGAAGCTGGCCGACGCCGCCCATAGCTTCGAGCAGGGCGGCCACAGCCCAGTAAAGGATGCCGATAAGCACACCCAGAGCCACGCCGCCGACGGCGCCGCGCGTGCCCACGAAAAAGGCGAAGGGAATCGCCAGGAGAATGCTGATGGGGGCAATCAGGGGATAGGCGATTTTCTTGTGCCACTGCACGGTGAGCGCGGAGACGTCAAAACCGGCCTGGTGCAGGTCGTCAATATAGGCGCGCAGATCGCTCCAGCTCATCTGGATGGCCGGGCGCACCTCGCGGTGGAAATAGCTGGGCGGCTCGGTAAGCTCGGGGAGCGAAGTGACGTTGAAGCGGTCGAAGCGCGTAATCGTGCCGCCGGAGAAGTCGCGGATCCAGCCGGACTCCAGAATCCAGATCTTCTGGGCCTCCGCCCAGTGGGCGCGCGCGGCGAAGACGCGGCGGCGGATTTGGAAGGTGGCGGGATCGAGTTCCAGGACGGTTAAATCGCCGAAGAGGCTGCGCGCGGGGTCGAAGAGGTCATAATTGTAAATGCGCGAGTTCTCGCCGAAGATCCACTGGCGGTGGGGGCGGAAGAAGGTCTGCGCGGGCTTGCCCTTGATAAGATTGCGCAGGGCGTCCTGGCGCTGGTTGGCATAGGGGAGATAAATATCGTCGAGGAGGACCATGGTGCCTGCCAGGGCCAGACCGGCGAGGAGCAGTGGCAGGGCCAGACGGTAGAGGCTGATGCCGCTGGCTTTGCAAGCCACGATCTCGTTGTTCTTGGACATGACGCCCAGGGTGACGAGGACGCCGATGAGCGCGCCGAGCGGGGCCAGTTGGTAGAGCAGGTAGGGGGTCAGGAAGCGGAAATAGTTGAGCACCACGAGGAAGGGGACGCGGTGGCGAGCGATGTCGTCGAGCAGTTCGAAGAAGGTGAAGGTCTCGAAGAGGAAGATAAAGGCGCCCATCAGCAGCAGGAAAAAGGAAAAGAAGCGGCGCAGGAGGTAGAAGTCCATCAGGCGGGGAAAGCTGGAGCCGGAAAGCACAGCGGCATCGCGGCTGCTGCGCGCGCCATTAGCGGCACGCTCGGCGGCGCGGGCGCGCAGGCGGCGGCGCAGTAGGCGAAACCATACGGCAATTTTTTCCAGGCGCTGCAGGAGGGGGCTATCGCCGCGGTACTGCTCCATCTGCGGGAGCAGGATGAGGCCCAACGCGGCGAGGATGGCATTGGCGGCCCAGATGCCCACGGCGGGCGGGACCAGCCCCTGGCGGGCGAATCCCGCGCCGAGAACCAGCAGCAGGTAATAGGAGGCAATCAGCAGAACAGCAAGCAGGAAGCCGGCGGCGCGGCCGCCCCGGCGAGGACGCGCGCCGAAGGGCACGGCGATGAGCGCGAAGACCAGGCAGGCGGCGGGGAAAGCCAGGCGGCGATGCAGTTCGACACGGGCGTCGCGCCAGGCGGGGCCGTCGACGGCGAGAAGTTCACCGGCCGAGCGCTCGGCGTTGCTGAGCGGGCGCTGGGAGATGGGGGCCAGGTCGGTGAGCTCGAGAGGCCAGTCGCTGTCGCCGAAGGCGGTGACGGAGTAGCGCTCGGGCTCTTTGCGGGAGAATTCGTGTGTGGTGCCGCCGCGCAGGTGGAGCTCGAGCTTGCCGCGCTGCAATTCGGCAATTACAATCGCTTCTTCCGCCAAGGTGAGCCGCGAACCGCTCTCCCCGCCGGCCTCCGCCAGGAAGACGCCGCGCCACTGCATCCCGCTGGGGGACACGTCGTTGACGTAAAAGACGAGGCGGGGGAAGCGCTCGTCGAAGACGCGGGGCTGCACCTGGAAGGAAACCTGGGAAGCGATGAGACTCGTCTCGATGGAGCGGAAGGTGCGCAGCGCCAGGGGGCTGGCCCACAGGGTCATGAGCAGGGTGAGCAGCGCGCCCCCGGCGGCCAGGACGGCGACGGGCAGGAGCACGCGGCGGCGGCCGATGCCCAGGGCCGTGAGGGCGATCAATTCGCTGTCGGCGGACATGCGCCCGAGGCCGAGCAGAACGCCGACCAGGACGGCCATGGGCAGGGTGAAGACCAGGATGCCGGGGAAGGCGCAGAGCAGCAAGGTGAGGATCTGCCCGCTGGAGCCGGCGTGACGCACAAAGAGTTCCATCAGCCGGACGAGCTGGGGGATGAAGAAAACGAACGAAAAGACGATTAGCCCGAGAAGCGCATGGCGGAAAATTTCGCGGACGATGTAGCGGTCCAGGATGCGCATAGAGCGGGAGCCAAGTGTAGCACGATGCAGGAGAAGTCCGAGGAACGGAGCGAGAAATGAATCGGGTCCACCTGGTATTGCTGTGGCACATGCACCAGCCCCAGTATCGCGATCCGGACAGCGGAACCTACGTGCTGCCGTGGACGCGGCTGCACGCCCTGAAGGACTACTGGGGCATGGTGGAACTGCTGCGGGAGTTCCCGGGGGTGCATGCGACGTTTAACGTGGTGCCGTCGCTGGGCATGCAACTGGAGGAGTACGCCAGCGGGACATTCGACGAGACCTGGTTCACGCTGGCCTTCCGCCCCGCGGAGGAACTGAGCGGGGAAGACAAGCGGGAAATTCTGGCGCGGGCGTTTCAGGTGAATCACGAGCGGTTGATGGCGCGGTGGCCGCGGCTCGTGGAACTGTTTGAATGGGCGCAGGCGGCGGGGGGCGCGCAGGCGCTGGTCTCGTTTTCGCTGCGCGACTGGCGGGACCTGCAGGTGCTCTCGCAGATGGCCTGGATGGACGAGTACTGGTTGGAAAAAGATGCGGTGGTGAGCCGGCTGGCGTCGAAAGGCAAGGACTACACGGAGAAGGACAAGGCGGAGTTGCGCGCCAAGCAGCTGGAATTGCTGAGCCGGGTGCTGCCGGCGTACCGCGAGGCGGCGGCGCGCGGGCAGGTGGAGCTGACGACGACGCCGTTCTACCACCCGATCCTGCCGCTGCTGTGCGATTCAGACATTGCCCGGGTGGCCAATCCGGGCACGCCACTTCCGCGGCGGGCGTTTCGGCACCCGGAGGATGTGCGGGAACAGTTGCAGCGCGCGCGGGCGTATCACCAGCGCGTGTTCGGCACGCAACCGGCCGGGCTGTGGCCTTCGGAAGGCTCGGTCTCCGACCAGACGCTGCGGATCGCGGCGGAAGAGGGCTTCCGCTGGTTCGGCACGGACGAGGGCGTGCTGGGACGCACGCTGAACGTGGGCTTCTTCCGCGATGCCGCGGGGCTGCCCGCAAACGCGGAACGCCTGTACCAGCCGTGGCGCTTTCAGCCCGGCGGGAAGGAGATAGCCGGACTCTTCCGCGACCATCACCTCTCGGACCTGATCGGGTTCGTCTACAGCCGGCTGGACGGCAAGGACGCGGCGGCCGACCTGCATGGGCGGCTGCGGCATATCGGCGAGAGCGTGGCTGCGGAGCATCCGCTGACGGTCTGCCTGTTTCTCGACGGAGAAAATGCCTGGGAATACTATCCGGGCAACGGGCGGGAATTCCTGCGGGAGTTCTACCGCCGGGTGCAGGACGATGCGGATATCCGCCCGCTCACGGGCTCGGAAGCGATTGAGGCGGGCGGGGAGCTGCCGACGTCGCGGGTGATTTTCCCGGCTTCGTGGATCAACGCCAATTTCGACGTGTGGATCGGGCACAACGAGGACGTGTCGGCCTGGGAACTGTTGTGGGATGCGCGGGAAGCGTACACGCGCGGGGCGGAGGCGCGGGCCAAGGGAATGCAGAGTGCGCCGACGGAAACGGCGCTGGCCGCGGCCTACGAATCGCTGCTGACGGCGGAAGGCAGCGACTGGTGCTGGTGGTTCGGGCCGGAGCACAGCACGGCGAACGACGCGGAATTCGACGCGCTCTTCCGCAAGCACCTGACGGGGGTGTACCTGGCGCTGGGGCGCACGGCGCCGGAAGAGCTGGGGAAACCGATCAAGCGCCAGCCGGAACACGCGGTGAAGCTGGCGCCCGCGGGGCTGCTGCGGGTGACCGTGGACGGCCGGGACACTTCATACTTCGAGTGGATGGGCGCAGGGCTCTACGCCCCGGAGCGGCGCGGGGGGGCGATGCACGGGCGCACCTATTATCTGCACGAGCTGCGCTACGGCTTCAGCGAGGACTGCCTATTCGTGCGCATCGATCCCTTCCCGGACGCCATCGAGCAGATGGACGATCCGGAGTTCCGCATCAGCATCGGCGCGGCGGAAGAGATCGCGATCGTGGTGATGCTGAAGCGGGGGCGGGTGAAGGAATTTGCGGTGGAGAAAAACCGCATCTGCCTGCTGAACCCGCGCAGCGTGGCGGCGGTGGCCTACGACCGCATCCTCGAAGTATCGGTGCAGAAGGAACTGCTGAACCTGGCGGGGCAGACGCATCTGCGGCTGGGCGCGGCGTTATGGCACGGGGGCTTGCCGGTGGACGTGCTGCCGGCGGAAGGCACGCTGGAAGCCAGCCTGGGCGAGGAAGATTCCTCGTGGCCGCTGGAACCCGCCTCGTAGCGCGCGGCCGTTGCCGTTTTTTTCCGGGAGCCATCAAAATAATTTCACGGCAAGCTCGCGGGGATGACTGCCCACGGGGATCAGAGTGAGCAGGCTATTGGTGCGCACGCGGATGACGGCGAGGTCGTCGGAGCCTTCGTTGACCACGAGGAGAAGGTTTTCGCCGGGATCGAAGCGGCAGACAGTGGGATTCTGGCCGGCCTGCACGGGGCGGCTGACGCGGCGGTTGGCGATGTCCACGGGGGCGACGCGCCCCGCGGCGGTGTCCGAAACGTAGAGCAGGCTGGCATCGCCGCTGAGAATGCCGCGGGTGGGCGCGGAGCCGAGCAGGACGTAGTCGCCGACCTCGTGGGTCCAGGTGTTGATGGCCTGCAGGCCGTGGGCGCCGGGCGAGAGGACGTAGAGTTCGCCGCCATCGGGTTTGAGCAGCAGGTCGGTGGGAATGCCGGCGAGCTCCAGGTTGGCGAGAAGGACGCCGCGGCGCAGGTCCACGACGGAGAGCAGGCGGCTCTCGCGGCTGGCGATGAAGGCCAAGGAACTGTCGGGGAGGACGGCGATCTGGCCGGGGCGGGGCACGACCGGGATGGCCTCGCGCGGGGCGAGCGAAGCGGCGTCGTAGACGTCCAACTTTCCTTCGCGGCCGTTGAGCACCAGCAGGGATTTGCCGTCGGGGGTGGCGCGCACGAGGACGGGTTCGCCGGGGATGTGCGTGCGCGCCAGCACCTGGCGCGAGGCGCAATCCACGACCACCAGAGATTCGCCAGCAGCGGCGGTGACGTAGGCGCGGCGGCCGTCCGGGGAGAAAGAGACGGCATAGGGGGAAGCGCCGACGGGGATGCGCGCGGCGACCTGGTTGCTTTTGGCGTCCAGAACCCAGGCGTAGCCGCCCGCAGTGCTCACGCCCCAGATCTCCGCGCGCGTGGGGTGCTCCACCAGGCCGGAGAGCGCCGGGCCCACGGGGACGCGCGCGGAGACGGCCAGGCGGATGAGATCCACGACCGTGACATCGCCGTCGTCGGTGAGCACGTAGGCGCAGAGGCGCAGACCGGGGCGCAGGAACGAGGGCCCGTGCTCGCGGAGGATCACGACGATGCCCGCGACGAGCAGGACGGCAAGGAGAAAATAGACACGGAAGTTGTTAAGGCGCTTCATAGAGTTCCCGAATTGTCGCATGGGGCGGAGGGAGAAGAGAAAGAAAAGGATAACGCAGAGACGCACCGATAAGATCGGAGCGAGCTCCGTGCACAGAGTCGCGCAGAGCCGGAAGGGGACAGGAGTTCAAGTAAAGTTTTAAGATGTGGCACGGCACCCCCTACCCACCCCCGTGTTTTTCGCAAAGAGTGCGCAAAGAATTGATTTCTTGGGAGTTGCATTGCGCTGTGCGCGAAAGAGTGCGCAAGAGTATCAAAGGAAAGAATTTTAAGTCGTGTAGATTTTCGTTGATACGGGAGAGTGCGGAAGTGCTGATTCTGGAGGGGTTGCGGGACGGGCTTGGATGCGTTGGTGTATGCGATGAATTGGCGGCCGGGGAGGGAGAGTTGCGGCGCGAGCGGTGGAGAGGACAAGGGGCGAGTTCCTATCTCCTCCGCGCCGAAAAACAAAATTACTATAGCGCAGAATGTACTCAGAGTCTATATAGATTAGTGGTATTTCGAATGGTGCGGCGAGGCGCATTCAAGGATGAGGAGAACAGCAAAGAGAAAAACCCCACTCATGCCCGTAAACTCAACC encodes:
- a CDS encoding glycoside hydrolase, whose protein sequence is MNRVHLVLLWHMHQPQYRDPDSGTYVLPWTRLHALKDYWGMVELLREFPGVHATFNVVPSLGMQLEEYASGTFDETWFTLAFRPAEELSGEDKREILARAFQVNHERLMARWPRLVELFEWAQAAGGAQALVSFSLRDWRDLQVLSQMAWMDEYWLEKDAVVSRLASKGKDYTEKDKAELRAKQLELLSRVLPAYREAAARGQVELTTTPFYHPILPLLCDSDIARVANPGTPLPRRAFRHPEDVREQLQRARAYHQRVFGTQPAGLWPSEGSVSDQTLRIAAEEGFRWFGTDEGVLGRTLNVGFFRDAAGLPANAERLYQPWRFQPGGKEIAGLFRDHHLSDLIGFVYSRLDGKDAAADLHGRLRHIGESVAAEHPLTVCLFLDGENAWEYYPGNGREFLREFYRRVQDDADIRPLTGSEAIEAGGELPTSRVIFPASWINANFDVWIGHNEDVSAWELLWDAREAYTRGAEARAKGMQSAPTETALAAAYESLLTAEGSDWCWWFGPEHSTANDAEFDALFRKHLTGVYLALGRTAPEELGKPIKRQPEHAVKLAPAGLLRVTVDGRDTSYFEWMGAGLYAPERRGGAMHGRTYYLHELRYGFSEDCLFVRIDPFPDAIEQMDDPEFRISIGAAEEIAIVVMLKRGRVKEFAVEKNRICLLNPRSVAAVAYDRILEVSVQKELLNLAGQTHLRLGAALWHGGLPVDVLPAEGTLEASLGEEDSSWPLEPAS